A window of Malania oleifera isolate guangnan ecotype guangnan chromosome 2, ASM2987363v1, whole genome shotgun sequence genomic DNA:
TAGAAATAAGGGGAACCTAAACATTagcccaaagaaaaaaaaaaaaaaggaaaaagggggaaACTAAAACAAAAATAGCCCTGTAAAATAAGGAATAAGTCCACAACTATTACCTAGAAACTATATTTCAGAAGTAACTATATTTCAAACAGAACCAAGTCACAAGTCAGATACCTAGTCCCATGCACTTGTCATCCCTGGATTGTATCCTCCACCATATCCAACAGAAGCCCCATAGCCGCCACTGCTGTTTCCCCCACTGTAGTAATCAGAACTGCCCCTACTGTAAGAGGCGTCTCTCCGATAGTCGCGACCACCAAAACGACCTCCCCCAGGCCGACGGTTCCTTCCTCCGCCATAGGAAGATCGGGCTGCAAAACGAGAAAGCCATGCAGGCACTTCTTGATTTGATTCTTGCATAAGTTCCGACAGGGCCCTTGCTAAAGAGGAGTTGTTCTCGTTAAAGAAAGCGGTGGCCAGTCCTGTTTTCCCAGCTCGCCCTGTTCGTCCGATACGGTGAACATAATCATCAATATCGTTAGGGAGGTCAAAGTTTACTACATGGGCAACATGAGGTATATCAAGACCACGAGCTGCCACATCCGTTGCAACCAAAATTGGGGTTTTTCCACTTTTAAACGATCTCAATGCATATTCTCTTTCCTGCAAACATGTAGAATGATAAATTAAGAATTGGTCAACAGCATAGTTAGAATCTTATGTTTCACAATTCAATTCATGCAATTTGTATCAATTCGACACCAAATCAAGATGAATTTTACTAGTGATTCTAAAAACAATTGCATTGTTGCCGAATCTATCGATTCACATAGTGAATTTAATGAATCGATCTAAATCTACCAATTCAGATGATTCCGGACCAATCACATCCTATCAGATAAAACTAGTTCAAAACCACAAAACAGcattttgttttctttaattgCTTTTATGTTTACATGGTTACCTTCCATTCCTTGTTTACTTTAGCTCTGTGCTAGAAAagtgaagaaaataaaaatttaagtctTACGTTGTCTAAATATTAACCATTGTATTATACAGCAACATAGTAAGAATACTACCCTGTGTTTGGAgaaccttggatttggatttgtattggatttgaataagatgtcatatgaaattatattgaaacttttccaaatccattcaaatccaAAGCCAAGgtccaaaatccatgctcccaaatgcaacaTTACTTTCATTTTAAATCCTTTCGTTCCCAAAAACATGAACATTCTTGTCACATCAGATTCCATGCTAAACAAGAGTGGGTATCACATACCCTAGGAATGTTGAAAGATATCGCAAACAAAAACACAGAGAGAATGAAAACCAAAATTATAAGACATAGAACACACTAATGCAGTATTACAGAAGGCTTTCACCTTAAAACAAACAGACCTGTTGTGTTCTATCACCATGAATTGTAGTAGCAGGAAAACCATTCATGCACAACCAATGCTCCAGAGAATCAGCACCCTTCTTTGTCTCCACAAAAACTAAAGTAAGAGCTTGCTGCAAATCCAAAAGCATGAAAGCAACAATCAATGAACTCACCATTTACCAAGGGTGTAAAACCAGAGGGTTAGGCCATTAATCAAAACAAGTGTATGTTGCATTTTAATTTACCTTGCCTTGAACACCATTTGCCCTCTGTGCATGCAAAAGGTCCATGAGATGGCTTCTTTTGTCAGAATCATGAACAAATTCAACTCTTTGAATGATCAAATCAGTACTAGAGCCAACTCTTCCAACAGCCAAAAAAATATAACTTGACAGGAAATCAGACGCCAATCTCTGCATTTCAACCAGAAATGGCAAAAGATCGTGattatgttttaaaaaatcaTGGCAAAATTTTTGAGAAGGCTCCCCAGGTGCCTACATTGTGCAGAAAGTGAATATCCAAATTTATAAAACCACATATAAAATCTGATGCATGGTGAAAACTGAAAGGTATAAAGAATTCTTTTTTATTCATAGCGCATGTGTCTGGTGTCCCAATCTATGCCAAAGGTAAATTCCCTGAGATAACAGCATAAACTAGCTTATGTTCAAATAATAAGCTGATAAGCTGGATATTAGTGCCACTGGAAGTGAGAAAAGTCTCAGGCGGAGAGGCAAGAGGACAAGAAGTAGGAGGCCTTAAAgagattaaattcatttatacaaaAGAGATAAAGCTCAATAAAAACTTGAGAAATATTTGCAATCAGAAAGCGAACCTGTATCTCTTTGGGGAAGGTAGCACTGAACAGCATTGTCTGTCTTGCACCTGGTGGAGGCATGTCCATTTGCTCCACAATTTTCCTTATTTGAGGCTCAAATCCCATATCCAACATTCGATCAGCTTCATCTAGAGCTAAATACCGGATCATCTGTAAAGACACCCTGGCCCTCTCTAACAAATCAACCAAACGCCCTGGTGTTGCCACAAGAATATCTACACCTCTCTCCAGATCCCTCAGCTGATCAGATATAAAATATCAACATTTAGCGGACACAAAATATAAGAAGATTGATAAAAGAGCTGCAAACAGAAAAAACAGTCTGCGGAATGATTATGCCCTCATAAAATCCATTATTTACAAGCCAAGATAAATGCAGCCTCCTCTAGGAATCTtcacaagaaaaaaagaaagatttCTTTAATCTGATTTTGTGAGCAGAATTGTAGTGAGGAATGGATGAAATATCATTGGAATACTCATAAGTCCCACATTTATACAATCAGTCCACTTCAGCTAAATAATCAAAAGTAACTTGTAGTGCAAAATAGTTTTAGGCTCTTAGCTGTAATTAGTTGTAAGTAACAGTTTTGGCATTAGAAATTAATTCCAAACCTAAAATTTGGGAGGAAGCTAATTATTGAAGCACCATCCAAAACCGATTTCCAGATCAATCATTACTTCCCAAAATAAATTGGTGTATATTAGCATTGTACTACAAAATAAATTTCATTCCAAAATTATCCCCAAAAGGCTTTAAGCATGTCATTTACAAACAAAGGGCCTATTTGGTATCGTTGgtgttttttgttttctgtttgtTTCTCCACAGTAAAGGAACAAATGATAAAAACACATTTCTTTATGTTGTTAGTTTTCTGTTTCTGCCGTCAGTTTTCAACTCTAGAAAAACTGAAAaatagattttatgatttttagctTTTTGGCAATCTGTTGCCAgaaattttaatttctaaaaatagtttttttattaaatcattcatttcaataaaaatatacaaaaaaattaaaataataataataaaagtcaattacaaaatatttttaatattttttcgattgtcatgtacaataagattgttattgtaaagtaaattttgaaaatataaaaattatgattaaaataattttaattttattatagagTTATCAATTTGTACGattttgcaattttattattttaatcatatttttataatatcaattgatttaaaaatgaaaatgaaaaaaataataaaagtcaattacaaaatagtatcatgtacaataagattgttattgtaaagtaaattttgaaaatataaaaattatgattataataattttaatttcattatagtattttcaatttgtactattttgcaattttattattttaattatctttttataatatcaattgatttaaaaataaaaatgagccttttttaattaagttttaaatttattttagctttacaaatattaaccaaacaggttgttaGTGTAACCCGACCcgagaaattcaaatttaataaataagtaaaggggaaaaatgtaaatttagcaggtttcgtcgacaaagccattgttctcgtcgacgaagaccctcATAATgttcgtcgccaaaattcagagtctcgtcgacgaaaagataccaaaCGAattgtaaaatatcataataggaTTTGTCACCGAAGGTAacggttcgtcaacgaaatgctcgaatggttcgtcgacgaaggcgtcCTATCATCGATGAATTGGaccgggtcaagggtctataaataagATACTTTATTGCTTCATTGAtaagaaaactcaaaatctctctctctctctctctctctctctctctctctctctctctctctctagaattcgaaggAGACTCTCTCTTTAGGATCTCAAGCTGACTGTTACCCGAATCGATGATCCGACGTTGCTACATGTCAGGAGGAGAATCTCAACGTTTATAGCAAAACAGATCTTCGTTTCGAGAATTTTCGGattttatctcaaaatcaaggtaagggtctaagttcgttTACGGTTCAGTAATCAATAGAATTTTATTGAagttacaacaacaacaacaacaaaaccaagcctcagttcaactaagtggggtcggctatatgaatccttttccgccaatttatgcgatcatggaccatttcttttgacaaattcaaagatattaaatccttactcactatctcctcccaagttattttagctctacccctaccccttctactgccctccacagtaactaagtcactcttcctcacaggtgcactataaggcctacgttgcaagtgtccataccatctgagtcgtccttcccttatcttatcttctatagaagctacacctaacttaccacgaatatgttcattccttaatttatctttcaatgttataccactcatccatctaagcatcctcatctcggcaacttttactttttggatattatgtttcttcgtcgcccaacattctgatccatatagcatagctggtcttataactgtcctataaaacttccctttcaattttaagggtattttacgatcacatagaacacttgaagaacttctccattttacccaacctgttttaactctatgcattacatcatcttcaatttctccttcagcttgcataatagatccaagatatcgaaatctacaagtgctatttatttcttcatcatcaagtttaactttgtctctaatattcctcctatcattactaaaattatatttcatatattctgttttatttctacttatcttaaagcctctagattccaaatcttctctccataattctaactcagcctctactccatccctagtttcgtcaattaatacaatatcatctgcaaacaacatacaccatggaacctccttttgaatactcttagtcaattgttccatcactaaaacaaaaagataaggactcaaagcagatcctcgatgtacacctatggtaattggaaattctctagtttctccatctatagtctttacactagtcattactccatcgtacatatccttaatgacatcgatatacctacaacatacaccttttttttctaaaacccaccatagaacttccctaggtatcctatcatatgctttctcaaggtcaataaatatcatatgcaagtccctcttcttttctctaaacttttctattaatcttcttaaaagataaatagcttctgtggtagatctcccaggcataaaaccaaattgattttctgagatcttcgtttctaaccttaatctttgttcaactactctttcccatagtttcatcgtatgactcataagtttaattccacgatagttattacaattttgaatatctcctttatttttgtatataggtattaaagtacttttcctccattcatctggcattttcttagtttttacaattgtattaaataaattagttaaccatataattccgttatcacccaagcatttccaaacttcaattgggatgttatctggtcccatagctttcccatttttcattttttttagtgcaaacttaacttcgttaattctaatttttcgaataaatcttatatttttagtcttttcctcatttgacaattctaaatttaagccttctatttggttttcgttaaacaacttactaaagtaacttcgccatctttctttaatatcttcgtccttaacaaagacaatatcatcctcactttttatacattttacatttcctaagtccttgttcttcctttctctagctttagcaagtttaaatatatctctttccccttcttttgtacctaatctatcatacaaactattaaatgatctatatttagcttcactaacggccctttttgcatcttttcttgcctctttatatttttcaaagttatcactgtttctacatttttgccacgttttataccaaattctttttgtctttatgattttttgtacatctttatcccaccaccatctttaaattttattatattttctccttttaggttccaccatctagttctcctacactggtttattttatcctttttcttccattttttaatgcatatatctaacactaagactctatgttgtgtggttagactttcacctggaataactttacaatccttgcgtAATAACTTtattgaagttgtgttcttcaatttttaggttttgagaactcgctttgctgttttggagccgtatagttcgtgtttcagttttcggggaaaggtaaggagtttctgtttatatcagttcttTTGTGAAATTTGAATCAGTAAAACCATGGTTTACGATTCTATGGATGTTTTGgttatttatttgggaaaatctatcgggtaaaatgacgggattttcgggttacagatTTTAAGAAAATTGGGGGCATCGGGTATCATCTCCGTTTCTgttgaaaaattttatatatgattaaattttaatatagagatgactgtatctttgattattttaaactatatttttaaagtatctaatatgagattatttgtttacccaaataagtgtggaatgagctaATTATTGAATGATGTGTTCTGTGAAAAAACATGTCGATTAACTACCGTAGGCAGTgagttgttgaaatgagatataggaacatgagttccaaattgttccaggtttttgtgaaaatgccgagtCAGAAAAATACCGAAGGCCGAGGACAATCGCAGCGTGCCAGTTAACTACCTAAGGCTAAGATATGAGGCGTTCTAGAATAATACTATAGGCAGTCgagtcggttaactaccgtaggctcagATGTCCAACTTTTGCCGAAGAGAGTGCAATACCAATAGACAAGCCGGTTTATATTGAAGGGTGTGAGAACACCGGATCTACACCGGTTCAACAttgtgggggcttatgctatgccaggttaccgaggGCACCGATTTTtgccaagggtgtgaaataccaccagacaagCCGGCTTAGGCCTtagagtgtgacaacactagatcatattgctttgtatcgtatgtatactagaactatattgtgaaaatactggaattatgAAATGTTATGTTtaactgttgaaataacactcatgtgccacactgatataacttgattctcccttactgagaagtgtctcacccctatcatacaaatgtttttcaggtccttcgggtagctgaaCCTAGCGTTCTAGCGAGTTGGGAGCGTGGTTTTCGGTTAGCGTTgtataagtacttgtgtaagtaccgAACTATAGCCGAggtgtcattttgggttatgtagacacccaggggctatgttttgtattatggtattgtttagactctggtatagtatggaatgaatgtaataggttgaatatTTACGCTACGTGTATTGTGTATGTGAtggtgtatagggtatacgtgaaccctacgggattggacccttatattgtgtagtatcatggatggttgtacgatacagggacaggttaggttaccaAATCACACCTTGGGGCCCAGGtctgggtttggggcgtgacagtcTTTAGTTCttagtttctgtttttgatttttgggttttgtttttggTATTCATTTTcgtaatttttgacagtgataccaaacggcCACTAAATTGCCAAAGGCTGGGCCAGAACTAATTTTGTTCTGCACTTCtacaaaatcatttttatttaaaaaccatCCCAAATTATGTGACTTATACATCACACTGGAAGAAGATATTCCAGAATGGAAAACTAAAATATTGCCCTTGTAACACCATGCCTACACAACCTTGGAAAAATTATTACAGAATTTGGGAAGAATGTAGATGGTTTGATTTTGTGGTCTCTCGCATCTTTACGCTATTATAGGGAATTTGATTGGAAGGATGCTCGTTTTTTCTCAAGGAAGAAGAAATCTGGTGCTTTGCAATGGGAAAAGATTAAGCAATTGGTTTCTTAATAGACTTTTGCAGCAAACTGTTCTAGAGGATACCCATCTCAGATCTTAAAACAATATTGGAAGGCAGTTTTATTTTAGGTGTTTCTAGTATTTTTTGGTTTAATTTTTCTTAGGAGGATGTCTTATGTCCTCTTGTACATTATTTACTCTTTAATGAAGTATTTCTTCCTTTTCCATCAAAACAGAACCTCTATTAAATTATTTCTGATCTCAACTTCCCATCTTTTCCATATCAGCAAAGGGACAATTTATTGGGGTTCCCCGGTCCATAAGGCTCCCCACTTTGCAAGGGTTGGGGGAGGGTTGTCACAGTGGCATGCAaccttacccctgcttttatgcagagaggctgtttcctttgACTCGAACCCGTGACCAGccagtcacaaaggagcaacttTACCGTTAATCCAAGGCCTGCCCTCCGAAGGGGCAATTTATTATTGAAAGAAAGAGGCATCCAGGGAATGCCACCCAGAAACTAGAAAACATCACAACCGCCACTGTAAGGTGTcaagaaaatcaagaattacatAGATGTCCCTTCCAATTAGCTTACTGTGCCAATTAGAAATCATAGTTAACCAACGATCTTTGACAGCCTGCAGAGGAGAGAAAATGATCTCTCAAAAGCTCTTTCATTCCTTTCCCTCCAGAAAGCCAAGAAAACTGCAAGGAGAATGAGAGAAAGGGACTTCCTTCTGACCTTATTTGCTCAGATTCCAGCCCAAGCCCATAACTCACCTTCCACTGAAGCTGCAGTGATTCACCTCTGTCTGACCAAGAACAATGCAGAAGGATGTGTTCACAAGCGGTAAGCCCTTTTTACTGAAGGTTATCAAGGGTAAGGATCTTCAAGAGTTGCCTACCATGTGAAAAAAGCGACCTTTGACAGGGCTGCTGTTTTCCAAATGAGAACCCAAGGGAAATTAAAGCTGCAAACTGCTGGGCAGCTGAGGTGATTAAACTAAGAGATGACAGTAAAAATACCATCTTTGTTCAAGGACCAGTTGTAAAGGTAACTAAAGAAATCTGTCAGAATATTCATCTCCAGGACATAGCAATCCACTCCTGATGTATCTCCAGCATCTTTGTTGCAAGCTAGCGTGAACATAGAGGGGTATTTTTAACTGAGAAGGGTTCACAACACCAGATGCCATGCCAAACATACACATCCTCCCATTTCCCACCTGAAATAAAATGAGAAGGAAGAAGTTactccatcctctcctgatgcaTCTCCAGATGCCTGTGCCGTGGGGTTCATTAACCTCTTTTGAAATCCAGTCATTGTGATGTAGGCCACATCTATTGGCAATGACTTAACCTCTTTTGAAATCTAGTCATTGTGATGTAGGCCATGACTTCTCTCCAGAAAATCTACTCAATCATGAATCTACATAGCCACTTCCCCAAAAGAGCCTTATTGAAGATGAGAAAGGATATAAAAGGCCTAAGCCTCCCTTTTCCATGGGCTGATTGACAACCCCATATCTAACAAGAAGATATTCAAAGTCCTCATACGTATTcccccaaaggaatcttcttttAATGTTTTCCAATCTTTTGGC
This region includes:
- the LOC131149735 gene encoding DEAD-box ATP-dependent RNA helicase 37-like — its product is MRSSWADSVANSAAENVAVAGSSASNGVVGSTSAATRAAYVPPHLRNRAPSADPVAAPAYGAPPSANDRPGYGAPPGGRWGGPRNDYNRSAYSSGGRGGGWSSRGGGWDRGREREVNPFGDDDGDEQDAFNEQENTGINFDAYEDIPVETSGDNVPPPVNTFAEIDLGEALNQNIRRCKYVKPTPVQRHAIPISLGGRDLMACAQTGSGKTAAFCFPIISGIMRGQAPQRPPRGARTVYPLALILSPTRELSCQIHEEAKKFSYQTGVKVVVAYGGAPINQQLRDLERGVDILVATPGRLVDLLERARVSLQMIRYLALDEADRMLDMGFEPQIRKIVEQMDMPPPGARQTMLFSATFPKEIQRLASDFLSSYIFLAVGRVGSSTDLIIQRVEFVHDSDKRSHLMDLLHAQRANGVQGKQALTLVFVETKKGADSLEHWLCMNGFPATTIHGDRTQQEREYALRSFKSGKTPILVATDVAARGLDIPHVAHVVNFDLPNDIDDYVHRIGRTGRAGKTGLATAFFNENNSSLARALSELMQESNQEVPAWLSRFAARSSYGGGRNRRPGGGRFGGRDYRRDASYSRGSSDYYSGGNSSGGYGASVGYGGGYNPGMTSAWD